In Halobacteriovorax marinus SJ, the following proteins share a genomic window:
- the trmFO gene encoding methylenetetrahydrofolate--tRNA-(uracil(54)-C(5))-methyltransferase (FADH(2)-oxidizing) TrmFO has product MKFEGQKVLVIGAGLAGCDAAMFLASRGVKVVLVECKTLFLNPAQKMKTYAELVCTNSLKSMSPDTGHGLLKYEMNAMGSYILSKGMEYAVPAGDALAVNREEFSAAITKGLHEHENIEIFAEEAANPLELQKRFECAYTIVATGPLTTEKLEKWLTQDLTEEDFYFYDAIAPVVDADTLDYSKLYFKDRHKELSEEEGESADYLNAPMNKEQYEDFIAELVNAQKVPAQNFEDYKFFESCLPVDIMAERGVDTARFSCMKPIGLEKSDGTLPYACVQLRKENLLGSAFNLVGFQTRLTYKEQVRVFRKIPGFEEASFIHLGSVHRNSFLNSKKLLNFDLSSKKYETIHFAGQITGVEGYTESASMGLYAAWQVLRKLEGKAPVQWPVDTGVGALVNYIMTVPKPSPSNINFGLLPTIPLTKEERKNRKGRKKLKKAKASQRARESFDQFMSENN; this is encoded by the coding sequence ATGAAATTTGAAGGTCAAAAAGTTCTAGTTATTGGTGCGGGTCTTGCGGGCTGTGACGCAGCGATGTTCTTAGCATCTCGTGGTGTGAAAGTTGTACTCGTTGAGTGCAAAACTCTCTTCTTAAATCCAGCGCAAAAGATGAAAACCTACGCTGAGCTAGTATGTACCAATTCTTTAAAAAGTATGTCTCCTGATACTGGTCATGGACTCTTAAAATATGAAATGAATGCAATGGGCTCTTATATTCTATCTAAAGGGATGGAATACGCTGTTCCAGCGGGAGATGCTTTAGCCGTTAATAGAGAAGAGTTCTCGGCCGCAATCACTAAAGGGCTACACGAGCATGAAAATATTGAGATCTTTGCTGAAGAAGCCGCAAACCCTCTTGAGCTGCAAAAGAGATTTGAATGCGCTTATACAATTGTTGCCACTGGGCCTTTGACCACTGAAAAACTTGAAAAATGGCTGACTCAGGATCTTACAGAAGAGGATTTCTACTTCTACGACGCCATCGCTCCTGTTGTGGATGCCGATACACTGGATTATTCGAAGCTCTATTTCAAAGATCGTCACAAAGAGTTGAGTGAGGAAGAGGGAGAGTCTGCGGATTATCTAAACGCGCCAATGAATAAAGAGCAATATGAAGACTTTATTGCTGAGCTTGTTAATGCTCAGAAAGTTCCGGCCCAAAATTTTGAAGATTATAAATTCTTTGAGAGCTGTCTGCCGGTGGACATTATGGCCGAGCGAGGAGTCGATACTGCACGCTTCTCTTGTATGAAACCAATTGGTTTAGAAAAGAGTGACGGAACACTACCATATGCCTGTGTTCAATTAAGAAAAGAGAACTTACTTGGAAGTGCATTTAACTTAGTGGGCTTTCAAACAAGACTTACTTATAAAGAACAGGTGAGAGTATTTAGAAAGATCCCTGGTTTTGAAGAGGCGAGCTTTATTCACTTGGGTTCAGTTCACCGCAATAGTTTTTTGAATTCTAAAAAATTATTAAACTTCGATTTAAGCTCTAAGAAATATGAAACAATTCACTTCGCTGGGCAGATTACTGGAGTTGAAGGTTATACAGAGAGTGCGTCCATGGGACTCTACGCTGCTTGGCAAGTACTGAGAAAGCTAGAGGGAAAGGCTCCTGTTCAGTGGCCAGTTGATACTGGTGTCGGAGCACTCGTTAACTATATTATGACAGTTCCAAAGCCTAGTCCGTCTAATATTAACTTTGGGCTTCTACCGACGATCCCTCTGACTAAGGAAGAGAGAAAGAATAGAAAAGGTAGAAAGAAGCTCAAAAAAGCAAAGGCATCACAAAGGGCCCGCGAATCATTTGATCAATTCATGAGTGAGAATAACTAA
- a CDS encoding DMT family transporter — MQGVFYILIACLLWALDTLIRYPMLGEGISASRIVFTEHLILTIIFIPLFLRKIKLFWSARVAYVFYFLIIGGLGSAIGTLSFTRAFSLINPSLVILLQKFQPIIAITMAAIVLKEKMRKDFIIWAIVCLIGGGMISYHDIASGLKDVSFDKGLLDQKFLVGYGLTFLAVFSWGCSTVFGKKLSSCGFKEQEIMAGRFAMGLICLFPILLTGEIEMDTNVMTWSKILAMVVISGLLGMYIYYKGLKLVSARVGAIAEMFFPFCAVLVN, encoded by the coding sequence ATGCAAGGTGTTTTCTATATATTAATTGCCTGCCTTTTATGGGCCTTAGATACGTTGATTAGGTATCCAATGCTAGGTGAGGGAATTTCTGCGAGCCGTATTGTATTTACTGAGCACTTAATTCTTACGATTATTTTCATTCCACTATTTCTAAGGAAAATTAAATTATTCTGGAGTGCGCGCGTCGCCTACGTCTTTTACTTTTTAATTATTGGGGGTCTTGGATCGGCCATCGGAACTCTATCTTTTACTAGGGCCTTTTCTTTAATCAATCCTTCTCTAGTTATTCTCTTACAAAAATTCCAACCTATTATTGCCATCACCATGGCGGCGATTGTTTTAAAGGAAAAGATGAGAAAGGACTTCATCATTTGGGCCATTGTCTGCTTAATTGGTGGAGGTATGATTTCTTATCACGATATTGCCAGTGGGCTTAAAGATGTGAGCTTTGACAAAGGACTTCTCGATCAAAAGTTTCTTGTCGGCTATGGATTAACTTTTCTCGCCGTCTTTAGTTGGGGCTGTTCCACTGTGTTTGGAAAAAAGCTTTCAAGTTGTGGATTTAAAGAGCAGGAGATTATGGCGGGAAGGTTCGCTATGGGCCTTATTTGTCTCTTTCCGATCTTACTGACGGGTGAAATTGAAATGGATACTAATGTGATGACTTGGTCTAAGATCTTGGCCATGGTTGTCATTTCTGGACTGCTAGGAATGTATATCTACTATAAGGGTCTCAAGCTCGTTTCAGCGAGAGTTGGGGCCATTGCGGAGATGTTCTTTCCCTTTTGCGCGGTATTAGTTAATTAG
- a CDS encoding NAD-dependent epimerase/dehydratase family protein, whose protein sequence is MSTKVQLPTSLKGKTILVAGAAGFVPSTLCEFYLNLDAKVIGLDNFITGSQSNVDILNKYENFTFHECNIYEKLPDFSGVEIDYIFSLASPASPIDFGLIPMEIMRVNSEGTLALLELALEKKARFLEASTSEVYGDPEVHPQTEDYVGHVNTLGPRACYDESKRFAEAMTMSFHKKFGLDTRIIRIFNTYGPRMRPNDGRVIPNFINQAMNGEDITVYGDGSQTRSFCYVTDLVDAIHNVMFSDDPTPFNCGNPDEYTILDAAKFIIKALDSKSKIVFKDLPKDDPKRRRPDLTKLQSVSDYAPKISFEEGIKRTTEYFKSL, encoded by the coding sequence ATGAGTACAAAGGTACAATTACCAACATCACTTAAGGGAAAAACAATTCTTGTTGCTGGAGCCGCAGGTTTTGTTCCATCAACTCTTTGTGAATTTTATTTAAACTTAGATGCAAAAGTTATTGGCCTAGACAATTTCATTACTGGAAGTCAGTCAAACGTGGATATCTTAAATAAGTATGAGAACTTCACTTTTCACGAATGTAATATTTATGAAAAACTACCTGACTTTAGTGGAGTAGAGATCGATTATATCTTCTCACTTGCTTCTCCAGCTTCTCCAATAGACTTTGGTTTAATTCCAATGGAAATTATGCGTGTAAATAGTGAGGGAACTTTGGCCCTTCTAGAATTGGCGCTAGAGAAGAAGGCCCGCTTCTTAGAAGCTTCTACAAGTGAAGTTTATGGTGATCCAGAAGTTCACCCTCAGACAGAGGACTATGTTGGTCATGTAAATACACTTGGTCCAAGAGCTTGTTATGATGAATCAAAGAGATTTGCAGAAGCAATGACAATGAGTTTTCATAAGAAATTTGGATTAGACACAAGAATTATTAGAATCTTCAATACATATGGTCCAAGAATGAGACCAAATGATGGAAGAGTTATTCCAAACTTTATTAATCAGGCCATGAACGGAGAAGATATTACTGTTTACGGTGACGGTAGCCAGACAAGATCATTCTGCTACGTTACTGACCTTGTGGATGCTATTCACAACGTTATGTTCTCTGATGATCCAACTCCATTTAATTGTGGAAACCCAGATGAGTACACTATTTTAGATGCTGCAAAGTTTATTATTAAGGCACTAGATAGTAAGTCTAAAATCGTTTTCAAAGATCTTCCAAAAGATGATCCAAAGAGAAGAAGACCTGACCTCACAAAGCTACAAAGTGTAAGTGACTACGCTCCTAAGATTAGCTTTGAAGAGGGAATTAAAAGAACAACAGAATACTTTAAAAGTCTGTAG